In Stenotrophomonas sp. 610A2, one DNA window encodes the following:
- a CDS encoding PhzF family phenazine biosynthesis protein: protein MSVRRYLQLDVFAARPGTGNPLGVIVDSEGLDDAALQAIAAWLNLSETIFFLPPDEGASYHIRIFTPKGELPFAGHPSVGAAWAAVELGLATPDDNGQLIQQCKAGLLPVRVQGGRWFRQIHVRSPQAERRDTTLDALPEGLAALAKPGHSPELWNNGPDWWLLEAGSEAALRRYKPELAAIGAMPGRGKLAVYAPADRPDVGYQYVVRAFAPGVGVNEDPVTGSANALVAAQLLAQGRIKPFQQYLASQGRELGRNGEVRVEVDAESNIWIGGEVQQVIAGQIEW, encoded by the coding sequence ATGTCTGTTCGTCGTTATCTGCAGTTGGACGTGTTCGCCGCCCGCCCAGGCACCGGCAACCCGCTGGGCGTCATCGTCGACAGCGAAGGCCTTGATGATGCCGCGCTGCAGGCCATCGCCGCCTGGCTGAACCTGTCCGAGACCATTTTTTTTCTGCCGCCCGATGAAGGCGCCAGTTACCACATCCGCATCTTCACCCCGAAGGGCGAACTGCCGTTCGCCGGCCATCCCAGTGTTGGTGCCGCCTGGGCCGCGGTGGAACTGGGTCTGGCCACGCCCGACGACAACGGCCAGCTGATCCAGCAATGCAAAGCCGGTCTGCTGCCGGTACGGGTACAGGGCGGCCGCTGGTTCCGCCAGATCCATGTGCGCAGCCCGCAGGCGGAGCGCCGCGATACCACCCTCGATGCACTGCCCGAAGGCCTGGCTGCGCTGGCCAAGCCCGGCCACAGCCCGGAACTCTGGAACAACGGCCCGGACTGGTGGTTGCTGGAAGCCGGCAGCGAGGCCGCCCTGCGCCGCTACAAGCCGGAGCTGGCGGCCATCGGCGCCATGCCAGGCCGCGGCAAGCTGGCGGTATATGCACCTGCCGACCGACCGGATGTGGGCTACCAGTACGTGGTGCGCGCCTTTGCGCCAGGCGTCGGTGTCAACGAAGACCCGGTAACCGGCAGCGCAAACGCGCTGGTTGCCGCGCAGTTGTTGGCACAGGGCCGGATCAAACCCTTCCAGCAGTACCTGGCCAGCCAGGGCCGCGAGCTCGGCCGCAATGGCGAGGTGCGGGTGGAAGTGGATGCGGAGTCCAACATCTGGATTGGTGGTGAGGTGCAGCAGGTTATTGCTGGGCAGATTGAGTGGTGA
- a CDS encoding bleomycin resistance protein, with translation MMPVHFYSVSPFLATEDLPATLAFYLDKLGFSLAWEWGQPAELAAVCRDQVELTLANRADAKPGGISRLYLHIDGIDDYHAQLLAAGVAITVAIGDRPYGMRDFSVTDPAGNVLCFGQALPQPAGDVGTA, from the coding sequence ATGATGCCTGTTCACTTTTACTCCGTCTCGCCTTTCCTTGCTACCGAAGACTTGCCTGCCACTTTGGCGTTCTATCTCGACAAGCTCGGCTTTTCCCTGGCCTGGGAATGGGGCCAACCCGCAGAGCTGGCGGCTGTGTGTCGCGATCAGGTAGAGCTGACGCTTGCCAACCGTGCCGATGCCAAGCCCGGGGGTATCAGCAGGTTGTACCTGCACATCGATGGCATCGACGACTATCACGCGCAGCTGCTGGCTGCCGGCGTTGCCATCACCGTTGCCATTGGCGACCGGCCCTATGGCATGCGCGATTTCAGCGTCACCGATCCGGCGGGCAATGTGCTGTGTTTCGGGCAGGCGTTGCCGCAGCCGGCGGGGGATGTGGGAACGGCGTAA
- a CDS encoding GntP family permease: protein MSLLIVLAALGFLMLVAYRGYSVILFAPIAALGAVLLTDPSLVAPMFTGLFMDKMVGFLKLYFPVFLLGAVFGKLIELSGFSKSIVGAAIRLFGPQRAMLSIVLVSGLLTYGGVSLFVVVFAVYPFAAEMFRQSNIPKRLIPATLAVGGFSFTMDALPGTPQIQNIIPTTFFGTDTWAAPVLGILGSIFVLAVGMAYLEWRRRVAVRNGEGYGDPATLVNEPVPFTGTNLAHAGIAVLPLLLVFVSNKLFTLGIPHWYGAEHSFVPSILGKSAPVVQEVPKIAAIWAVEGALLVGILSVMVLAWRPVVTQFADGTKTAISGALLAAMNTASEYGFGAVIAALPGFMVVANALGSIKDPLMHEAVTVTGLAGVTGSASGGMSIALAAMSETFIENAQAAGIPMEVLHRVASMASGGMDSLPHNGAVITLLMVTGLTHRQAYKDIFAVTIIKTLAVFVVIGIYYATGWV, encoded by the coding sequence ATGTCGTTACTGATCGTACTTGCAGCGCTGGGTTTCCTCATGCTGGTGGCCTACCGCGGTTACAGCGTGATCCTGTTCGCGCCGATCGCCGCGCTCGGCGCGGTGTTGCTGACCGACCCGTCGCTGGTGGCGCCGATGTTCACCGGCTTGTTCATGGACAAGATGGTCGGCTTCCTGAAACTGTACTTCCCGGTGTTCCTGCTGGGTGCGGTGTTCGGCAAGCTGATCGAGCTGTCCGGGTTTTCCAAGTCGATTGTTGGCGCGGCGATCCGCCTGTTCGGCCCGCAACGGGCGATGCTGTCCATCGTGCTGGTATCCGGCCTGCTCACTTACGGCGGGGTTTCGTTGTTCGTGGTGGTGTTCGCGGTCTACCCGTTTGCTGCCGAGATGTTCCGCCAGAGCAATATCCCCAAGCGGCTGATTCCAGCGACGCTGGCGGTGGGCGGTTTCAGCTTCACCATGGATGCGTTGCCGGGTACGCCGCAGATCCAGAACATCATTCCGACCACGTTCTTCGGCACCGATACCTGGGCCGCACCGGTGCTCGGCATCCTTGGCAGCATCTTCGTGCTGGCGGTGGGCATGGCCTACCTGGAATGGCGCCGCCGTGTTGCCGTGCGCAACGGTGAGGGCTATGGCGATCCGGCGACGTTGGTCAACGAGCCGGTGCCGTTTACCGGCACCAACCTGGCGCATGCGGGTATTGCGGTGTTGCCGCTGCTGCTGGTGTTCGTATCGAACAAGCTGTTCACCCTGGGCATTCCGCATTGGTATGGCGCCGAGCACAGCTTCGTGCCGTCCATCCTCGGCAAGTCGGCGCCGGTGGTGCAGGAGGTGCCGAAGATAGCTGCGATCTGGGCGGTGGAGGGGGCGTTGCTGGTTGGCATCCTGTCGGTGATGGTCTTGGCCTGGCGGCCGGTCGTGACCCAGTTTGCCGATGGCACCAAGACCGCGATCAGTGGCGCCTTGTTGGCCGCGATGAACACTGCCTCGGAGTATGGCTTTGGCGCAGTGATTGCTGCATTGCCGGGCTTCATGGTGGTAGCCAATGCCCTGGGCTCGATCAAGGACCCGCTGATGCATGAAGCCGTTACCGTGACTGGACTGGCCGGTGTCACCGGCTCCGCCTCGGGCGGCATGAGTATCGCTCTGGCGGCGATGTCGGAGACCTTCATCGAGAACGCGCAGGCAGCCGGCATTCCGATGGAAGTGCTGCACCGGGTTGCCTCGATGGCCTCTGGCGGCATGGACAGCCTGCCGCACAACGGTGCCGTCATCACCTTGCTGATGGTGACCGGGCTGACCCATCGCCAAGCCTACAAGGATATTTTCGCCGTGACCATCATCAAGACCCTGGCGGTGTTCGTGGTGATCGGCATCTATTACGCCACCGGCTGGGTTTGA
- a CDS encoding TonB-dependent receptor: MQRHRITSAVTRVTHDFPRRSLLAQACALLILPLAAQTALAQDAAPAEARSAATALDTITVTAERREQNLQDVPVSVGVVQGEALRSYTEGADDTLLALSGRVPSFYAETTTGRIFPRFYIRGLGNIDFYLGASQPVSIIQDDVVLEHVVLKSNPVYDVDQVEVLRGPQGSLFGRNTTAGIVKFDTAKPSQDPSGRVNVSYGSYNTVAIDGGMGGAINDVLSYRVSTLYQHRDDWVDNTYRGPSADGTVTPKNDTMGGYDDRNLRLQLLYKPNEQFSLLGSVHTRDYEGTSTLFLRNALVKGSNRTDVPRDKVAFDEADNNPQAYKTHGGSLKATYDFGNTTLTSISAYETTSGYSRGDTDGGAAANYPVNGLPNGYGQSMGQVQDLDQFTQELRLASNDTDPLSWQVGAFYFDGRDTTDFYQRAWFLNAPARNPNNWVRLRNINTSWAGFGQVSWKATDALTLTAGVRATKDEKSTRLLKTADTAAGLVTYKGRHNVEMSDTQPSWDLSAMYEVSPELSLYARVARGFRGPTIQGRSAVFNADFTTADSETILSWEAGIKSSLFDNRLRLNVSGFTYTVNDIQLNGNDSNGNGVLFNADKARAYGLEADMDWRPIPNLSLTAGLSLLHSEIQDKRVYAQVCALNGVVVCTVNDPTIKIGSNVYAQIDGNPLPNAPKYNLNLAARYDIPVGDDGAVFFATDWNKQGETQFVLYDSKEFYSKGNFEGGLRVGYTGGYGAWEVAAFARNITNEKNLKGVIENYMAAVYNDPRIIGVSFNYNWR, translated from the coding sequence ATGCAGCGTCACCGCATCACTTCTGCAGTTACCCGCGTTACCCACGACTTCCCGCGTCGCTCGCTGCTGGCCCAGGCCTGCGCGCTGTTGATCCTGCCGCTGGCCGCACAGACCGCGCTGGCCCAGGATGCCGCGCCGGCGGAGGCGCGCAGCGCCGCCACGGCGCTGGATACCATTACCGTCACCGCCGAGCGCCGCGAGCAGAACCTGCAGGACGTGCCGGTGTCGGTGGGCGTGGTGCAGGGCGAAGCCCTGCGCAGCTATACCGAAGGTGCCGACGATACGCTGCTGGCGCTGTCCGGCCGGGTGCCCAGCTTCTATGCCGAGACCACCACCGGGCGCATCTTCCCGCGCTTCTACATCCGTGGCCTGGGCAACATCGACTTCTACCTCGGTGCCTCGCAGCCGGTCTCCATCATCCAGGACGACGTGGTGCTCGAGCATGTGGTGCTCAAGTCCAACCCGGTCTACGACGTGGACCAGGTCGAAGTGCTGCGCGGCCCGCAGGGCTCCTTGTTTGGCCGCAATACCACCGCCGGCATCGTCAAGTTCGATACCGCCAAGCCCAGCCAGGACCCGAGTGGCCGGGTCAACGTGAGCTACGGCAGTTACAACACCGTCGCCATCGACGGCGGCATGGGCGGCGCGATCAATGATGTGCTGTCCTACCGCGTGTCGACCCTGTACCAGCACCGCGATGATTGGGTGGACAACACCTATCGCGGCCCCAGCGCCGACGGCACGGTGACGCCGAAGAACGACACCATGGGTGGCTACGACGATCGCAACCTGCGCCTGCAGCTGCTGTACAAGCCGAACGAACAGTTCTCGCTGCTCGGTTCCGTGCACACCCGCGACTATGAAGGCACCTCCACCCTGTTCCTGCGCAATGCGCTGGTGAAGGGCAGCAATCGCACTGACGTGCCGCGCGACAAGGTTGCTTTCGACGAGGCTGACAACAACCCGCAGGCCTACAAGACTCATGGCGGCTCACTGAAGGCCACTTATGATTTCGGCAACACCACGCTGACCTCGATCAGCGCCTACGAGACTACCTCCGGCTACAGCCGCGGTGATACCGATGGCGGTGCCGCGGCGAACTACCCGGTCAATGGCCTGCCCAATGGTTACGGCCAGTCGATGGGGCAGGTGCAGGACCTGGATCAGTTCACCCAGGAGCTGCGTCTGGCCTCCAATGACACTGATCCGCTGTCGTGGCAGGTTGGCGCGTTCTACTTCGACGGGCGTGATACCACCGATTTCTACCAGCGCGCCTGGTTCCTCAACGCACCGGCACGCAATCCGAACAACTGGGTGCGCCTGCGCAACATCAATACCTCGTGGGCAGGCTTTGGCCAAGTGAGCTGGAAGGCCACCGATGCGCTGACCTTGACCGCGGGTGTCCGCGCCACCAAGGACGAGAAGAGCACGCGCCTGCTGAAGACCGCCGACACCGCCGCCGGGCTGGTGACCTACAAGGGCCGCCACAACGTCGAGATGTCGGATACCCAGCCGAGCTGGGACCTGAGCGCGATGTATGAGGTCAGCCCGGAGCTGAGCCTGTACGCACGCGTGGCGCGCGGCTTCCGTGGCCCGACCATCCAGGGCCGCTCGGCGGTATTCAATGCCGATTTCACCACCGCCGATTCGGAAACCATCCTGTCCTGGGAAGCCGGCATCAAGAGCAGCCTGTTCGACAACCGCCTACGCCTGAACGTCAGTGGCTTCACCTATACGGTCAACGACATCCAGCTCAACGGCAACGATTCCAACGGCAACGGCGTGTTGTTCAATGCCGACAAGGCGCGTGCCTATGGTCTGGAAGCCGACATGGATTGGCGTCCGATCCCGAACCTGTCGCTGACCGCCGGCTTGAGCCTGCTGCACAGCGAGATCCAGGACAAACGCGTCTATGCGCAGGTCTGCGCGTTGAATGGTGTTGTGGTGTGTACGGTCAACGACCCGACCATCAAGATCGGCAGCAACGTCTACGCCCAGATCGATGGCAACCCGTTGCCGAACGCACCCAAGTACAACCTGAACCTGGCTGCGCGTTACGACATTCCGGTAGGTGATGATGGCGCGGTGTTCTTCGCCACCGATTGGAACAAGCAGGGCGAAACCCAGTTCGTGCTGTACGACAGCAAGGAGTTCTACTCAAAGGGCAACTTTGAAGGTGGCCTGCGTGTTGGCTACACCGGCGGCTACGGCGCCTGGGAAGTGGCGGCGTTCGCCCGCAACATCACCAACGAGAAGAACCTCAAGGGTGTGATCGAGAACTACATGGCGGCGGTCTACAACGATCCGCGCATCATTGGTGTTTCGTTCAACTACAACTGGCGGTAA
- a CDS encoding PhzF family phenazine biosynthesis protein has translation MRQRRYLQLDVFAARPGSGNPLGVILDSYGLDTAAMQALAAWLNLSETVFFLPPDEGASYRIRIFTPSSELPFAGHPSVGAAWAAVTSGLATPRDGQLLQQCAAGLLPVQVGGARETPTILLASPPAQQRQTAPGGVPEQLQALLAPGYAPELWDNGPGWWLLPARDAASIRAFVPDMPAIADWGNATAATGVAVFAAEPSADHALVTRAFCPADAADVPEDPVTGSANALIAAWLQQHGQLPNADGSYVVSQGREVGRDGRVQISIDAQGSVWIGGQVQAVIDGQVHW, from the coding sequence ATGCGCCAACGCCGTTACCTGCAACTGGACGTCTTCGCCGCCCGCCCCGGCAGCGGCAACCCGCTGGGTGTCATCCTCGACAGCTATGGCTTGGACACCGCCGCCATGCAGGCCCTCGCCGCCTGGCTGAACCTCTCCGAGACGGTCTTTTTCCTGCCGCCGGACGAGGGCGCCAGCTACCGCATCCGCATCTTCACCCCCAGCAGCGAACTGCCCTTTGCCGGCCACCCCAGCGTCGGCGCGGCTTGGGCGGCGGTCACCTCGGGCCTGGCGACGCCGCGTGACGGCCAGCTGCTGCAGCAGTGCGCTGCCGGCCTGCTACCCGTGCAGGTGGGCGGAGCGAGAGAGACCCCGACCATCCTGTTGGCCAGCCCACCCGCCCAGCAGCGGCAAACCGCGCCCGGCGGCGTACCGGAACAGCTGCAGGCCTTGCTCGCGCCGGGATACGCCCCCGAACTCTGGGACAACGGCCCAGGCTGGTGGCTGCTGCCCGCGCGTGACGCCGCCAGCATCCGCGCATTCGTTCCGGACATGCCCGCAATCGCCGACTGGGGCAATGCCACCGCCGCGACCGGTGTTGCTGTGTTCGCCGCCGAACCCAGTGCGGACCACGCTCTGGTGACCCGGGCGTTCTGCCCGGCCGATGCCGCCGACGTACCCGAGGACCCTGTCACCGGCAGCGCCAACGCCTTGATCGCCGCCTGGCTGCAGCAACACGGGCAACTACCCAACGCTGATGGCAGCTACGTAGTCAGCCAAGGCCGCGAAGTTGGTCGCGACGGCCGGGTCCAGATATCGATCGACGCGCAAGGCAGCGTCTGGATAGGCGGACAGGTGCAAGCGGTTATCGACGGACAGGTGCACTGGTAA
- a CDS encoding TonB-dependent receptor: MKRNCLSLMIGALLASGPVLAQEAQPAAATEGKAASATNLDSITVTARKREETLQEVPVAVTAFTSEALDKLNVQDIADLDSQVPNLTIYAARGASSTVTAYIRGVGQSDPTWGADPGVGIYLDDVYIARPQGALLDVFDVSRIEVLRGPQGTLYGKNTIGGAIKYISRGLPTQVEGYAQVTAGNYNQLDAKAAIGGPLGGADSGLRGRIAVASMNRDGFGENTLTGQPISDKQINAARLNLGAYAGDDFDVQFALDWIDDQSGMRGSKMLAPNPFTPAYPPMDDRYDIRSGMQNLNSVETKGASATVNWRPNDDIALKYVVAKRESDSHSNIDFDTTPVKLADVGGFYEDNQVSNELQLNYDAGGRVRGVVGLYQFSGEAGGQIRNNFFNLQFGDTRGKVLTDSIALYADWTFDLTNKLKLDVGARYTDEDKRAIVLNRFYSDATFSRPIAVAADFDKTTNFKNVSPKVSLDYQITPDIMVYGLATRGFKSGGYNIRANAVAVPRSAEPFDDETVDSFEIGSKMGFLDSRLFLNLSAFHNKYKDIQLSVFTGIDTNGDGVNDAFFGDFTNAGKGTVNGLEIEYQFLPTANWLISGNLAWLDTKYDEYMDRGVNVADQMKFTNAPDFSGALNVEYRTELANGSNLSARVGYSYQSEVWPTTDLSPVIKQDGYGLVNAGVIWKLNDAWTFSLQGTNLADKEYRTTGYNIPAVGTLIGFYGPPRQYSLSVRYDF, from the coding sequence ATGAAGCGGAATTGTTTGAGCCTGATGATCGGCGCGCTGTTGGCCTCCGGGCCGGTATTGGCACAGGAAGCACAACCGGCTGCGGCGACGGAGGGCAAGGCCGCTTCGGCCACCAACCTGGACAGCATCACCGTCACCGCGCGCAAGCGCGAGGAAACCCTGCAGGAAGTGCCGGTCGCGGTCACCGCCTTCACCTCCGAAGCGCTGGACAAGTTGAACGTGCAGGACATCGCCGATCTCGACTCACAGGTACCCAACCTGACCATCTACGCGGCGCGCGGCGCCAGCAGCACGGTCACCGCCTACATCCGCGGCGTCGGCCAGTCCGATCCCACCTGGGGCGCGGACCCGGGCGTGGGCATTTATCTGGATGACGTCTACATCGCGCGCCCGCAGGGTGCCCTGTTGGACGTGTTCGACGTCTCACGCATCGAAGTACTGCGCGGCCCGCAGGGCACGTTGTACGGCAAGAACACCATTGGCGGCGCGATCAAGTACATCTCGCGCGGCCTGCCCACGCAGGTCGAGGGCTATGCCCAGGTCACCGCCGGAAACTACAACCAGCTTGATGCCAAGGCCGCCATCGGCGGCCCGCTGGGCGGCGCCGACAGCGGCCTGCGCGGACGCATCGCCGTGGCCAGCATGAACCGCGACGGCTTCGGCGAGAACACGCTGACCGGCCAGCCGATCAGCGACAAGCAGATCAATGCCGCACGCCTGAACCTTGGCGCCTATGCAGGCGACGACTTCGATGTGCAGTTCGCCCTGGACTGGATCGATGACCAGTCCGGCATGCGTGGTTCGAAGATGCTGGCACCGAACCCGTTCACCCCGGCCTACCCGCCGATGGATGACCGCTACGACATCCGCTCGGGCATGCAGAACCTCAACAGCGTCGAGACCAAGGGCGCCTCGGCCACGGTGAACTGGCGTCCCAACGACGACATCGCACTGAAGTACGTGGTCGCCAAGCGCGAATCGGACAGCCACTCCAACATCGACTTCGACACCACGCCGGTCAAGCTGGCCGATGTCGGCGGCTTCTACGAGGACAACCAGGTCAGCAACGAGCTGCAGTTGAACTACGACGCCGGCGGCCGAGTACGCGGCGTGGTTGGCCTGTACCAGTTCAGTGGCGAGGCCGGTGGCCAGATCCGCAACAACTTCTTCAACCTGCAGTTCGGCGATACCCGCGGCAAGGTGCTGACCGACAGCATCGCGCTGTATGCCGACTGGACCTTCGACCTGACCAACAAGCTCAAGCTCGATGTCGGCGCCCGCTACACCGACGAGGACAAGCGCGCCATCGTATTGAACCGCTTCTACTCGGACGCGACCTTCAGCCGCCCGATCGCAGTTGCAGCCGATTTCGACAAGACCACCAATTTCAAGAACGTTTCGCCGAAGGTGTCGCTGGATTACCAGATCACCCCGGACATCATGGTCTATGGCCTGGCCACGCGTGGCTTCAAGTCCGGCGGTTACAACATCCGTGCCAATGCCGTGGCGGTACCGCGCTCGGCCGAGCCGTTCGACGACGAGACCGTCGACAGCTTCGAGATCGGCAGCAAGATGGGCTTCCTCGACTCGCGCCTGTTCCTGAACCTGTCGGCCTTCCACAACAAGTACAAGGACATCCAGCTGTCGGTGTTCACCGGCATCGATACCAATGGTGACGGCGTCAACGATGCCTTCTTCGGCGACTTCACCAATGCCGGCAAGGGCACCGTCAACGGCCTGGAAATCGAGTACCAGTTCCTGCCCACCGCCAACTGGCTGATCTCCGGCAACCTGGCCTGGCTGGACACCAAGTACGACGAGTACATGGACCGTGGCGTCAACGTCGCCGACCAGATGAAGTTCACCAATGCACCGGATTTCTCGGGTGCGCTGAACGTCGAATACCGCACCGAGCTGGCCAATGGCAGCAACCTGTCCGCCCGCGTGGGTTACAGCTACCAGAGCGAAGTATGGCCAACCACCGACCTGAGCCCGGTGATCAAGCAGGACGGCTACGGGCTGGTCAATGCCGGCGTGATCTGGAAGCTCAATGACGCCTGGACCTTCTCGCTGCAGGGCACCAACCTGGCCGACAAGGAATACCGCACCACCGGCTACAACATTCCGGCGGTCGGCACCCTCATCGGTTTCTATGGCCCGCCGCGCCAGTACAGTCTCAGCGTCCGCTACGATTTCTAG
- a CDS encoding extracellular catalytic domain type 1 short-chain-length polyhydroxyalkanoate depolymerase: MKSGIVSIKAVVLLLCSWLAAGSAFAQSAAGHWDFGVYGNLFGAREYQVWVPAGYEAGKPLPVLLVLHGCVNGPNLMGEASGFNDVADVEGFIVVYPRQNVTSNPTRCWNWQLPINQARGSGEASILAGIVDAVKAGYAVDPRRVYVTGISAGGAMTSIMLACYSDVFAAGAIHSGGMYKGATTISGSAYALLAGSIYSPESNGKLAWQCSGSPSPRPLPVLVFHGSADATVNPVNGQQAVRQFLQTNDLADDGLDNDSVKYVPTSTIAGQVPGGRAYTVKNYTYGGKTLVQDYLVHGMGHAWSGSQSGLPFTDPKGPDATLITWLFLKDQLR; the protein is encoded by the coding sequence ATGAAATCTGGAATCGTTTCAATCAAGGCTGTTGTACTGCTGCTGTGCAGCTGGCTGGCGGCGGGCAGCGCGTTCGCGCAAAGCGCTGCAGGCCATTGGGATTTCGGTGTGTACGGCAACCTTTTCGGCGCCCGCGAGTACCAGGTATGGGTGCCGGCGGGCTATGAGGCAGGCAAGCCATTGCCGGTGCTGCTGGTACTGCATGGCTGCGTCAACGGGCCCAACCTGATGGGCGAAGCCTCGGGCTTCAATGATGTCGCCGATGTCGAAGGCTTCATCGTGGTCTATCCGCGGCAGAACGTTACCTCCAACCCGACGCGCTGCTGGAACTGGCAGCTGCCGATCAACCAGGCGCGTGGAAGCGGTGAGGCTTCAATCCTGGCCGGGATAGTCGATGCGGTGAAGGCCGGCTACGCGGTCGATCCGCGCCGGGTGTATGTCACTGGCATTTCCGCTGGCGGTGCGATGACCTCGATCATGCTGGCCTGCTATTCGGACGTGTTCGCTGCCGGTGCCATCCATTCCGGCGGCATGTACAAGGGCGCAACCACCATATCTGGCAGCGCCTATGCGTTGTTGGCGGGCAGCATCTATTCGCCGGAGAGCAATGGCAAGCTTGCCTGGCAGTGCTCCGGCTCGCCGTCGCCGCGCCCGTTGCCGGTGCTGGTGTTCCATGGCAGCGCCGATGCCACGGTCAACCCGGTCAACGGCCAGCAGGCGGTGCGTCAGTTCCTGCAGACCAACGATCTTGCTGATGACGGGCTGGACAATGATTCGGTCAAGTACGTGCCGACCAGCACCATCGCAGGCCAGGTTCCGGGTGGACGCGCGTACACGGTCAAGAACTACACCTACGGCGGCAAGACCCTGGTCCAGGACTATCTCGTGCACGGGATGGGGCATGCCTGGAGCGGCAGCCAGTCAGGCCTGCCGTTCACTGACCCGAAGGGGCCGGATGCGACCTTGATTACCTGGTTGTTCCTGAAGGACCAACTACGCTGA
- a CDS encoding 5-carboxymethyl-2-hydroxymuconate Delta-isomerase, with product MPHLTIEYSNNLATAITPAVLRTLNLALLGTGQFEEADIKSRALGFDCVAIGTTDSPRGFVAARLAILSGRSSEIKRELADTLLAALESAIAAGGMELQISAEIVDIDRESYAKAVIQAET from the coding sequence ATGCCCCACCTGACCATCGAATACAGCAACAACCTCGCCACCGCCATTACTCCAGCCGTGCTGCGCACCCTCAACCTTGCGCTGCTCGGCACAGGCCAATTCGAGGAGGCCGACATCAAATCGCGTGCGCTGGGGTTTGATTGCGTCGCGATCGGAACCACTGACAGCCCACGCGGCTTTGTGGCCGCGCGCTTGGCAATACTCAGTGGTCGCAGTAGCGAAATCAAACGCGAGTTGGCCGACACGCTGCTGGCCGCGCTTGAATCTGCCATCGCCGCTGGCGGAATGGAGCTGCAGATCAGCGCCGAAATTGTCGACATCGATCGTGAAAGCTACGCAAAAGCCGTGATCCAGGCAGAGACCTGA
- a CDS encoding PhzF family phenazine biosynthesis protein has translation MTTRRFLQLDVFAPRPGTGNPLAVVLDADGLDDAAMQAIARWTRLPETTFIFAPTKPGSSYGIRMFAPQKEVPFAGHPSVGSAHAVLESGVATPIDGQLVQDGIAGQLPLQISEHDGVRTIAIRTPRASVAEIVTADDPRLQPAITGWSLGMLPPALMDGGRRWWVVEVADEDALRALHPDWDAIATLAESTGAMGVFAYARAAGDNYQLVVRAFVGNGRRFEDAASGAANAVLAAWLDERNALPGVDKRYTASQGREVGHDALLELRIDEHGDVWSGGQVQTVIRGTIDW, from the coding sequence ATGACCACCCGCCGCTTCCTGCAACTCGACGTCTTCGCCCCGCGCCCCGGCACCGGCAATCCACTGGCCGTCGTACTCGATGCCGATGGCCTGGACGATGCCGCCATGCAGGCCATCGCCCGTTGGACCCGCCTGCCTGAAACCACCTTCATCTTCGCCCCGACCAAACCCGGCAGCAGCTACGGCATCCGCATGTTCGCGCCGCAGAAGGAGGTGCCGTTCGCCGGCCATCCCAGCGTCGGCAGCGCGCATGCCGTGCTTGAAAGCGGCGTAGCAACACCCATCGACGGACAACTGGTACAGGACGGCATCGCTGGCCAGTTGCCTTTGCAGATCAGCGAACACGACGGCGTGCGCACCATCGCCATCCGCACCCCGCGCGCTTCGGTGGCCGAGATCGTCACTGCGGACGATCCACGCCTGCAGCCTGCCATCACTGGCTGGTCGCTGGGCATGCTGCCGCCGGCCTTGATGGATGGCGGCCGCCGTTGGTGGGTCGTTGAAGTCGCTGATGAAGATGCGCTACGCGCGCTCCACCCGGACTGGGACGCGATCGCCACGCTCGCTGAATCCACCGGCGCGATGGGCGTGTTCGCCTATGCACGCGCTGCTGGCGACAACTACCAACTGGTGGTCCGCGCCTTCGTAGGCAACGGTCGTCGTTTTGAAGATGCAGCCTCCGGTGCCGCCAATGCGGTGTTGGCCGCCTGGCTGGACGAGCGCAACGCACTGCCCGGCGTGGATAAGCGCTACACCGCCAGCCAGGGGCGCGAAGTCGGTCACGATGCCTTGCTGGAACTGCGCATCGACGAGCACGGCGATGTCTGGTCCGGTGGGCAGGTGCAGACGGTGATCCGCGGAACCATTGATTGGTGA
- a CDS encoding GFA family protein has product MSHRPLQTYRGSCHCGAVSFRIETDFPELTTCDCSICRRKNALMVKVHESAFELLSGQDALVEYQFHTMTAHHYFCGTCGIYPFHRKRVTPDYFGVNVFCLEEFDPAGIPVRATVGAGMA; this is encoded by the coding sequence GTGTCCCACCGCCCCCTGCAGACCTACCGGGGCAGCTGCCACTGTGGCGCTGTCAGCTTCCGCATTGAAACCGACTTCCCGGAGCTGACCACCTGCGACTGCTCGATCTGCCGGCGCAAGAACGCCTTGATGGTGAAAGTGCATGAGTCCGCCTTCGAGCTGCTGTCCGGACAGGACGCATTGGTGGAGTATCAGTTTCACACGATGACCGCACACCACTATTTCTGCGGCACCTGCGGCATCTATCCGTTCCACCGCAAGCGAGTTACCCCGGACTACTTCGGGGTGAATGTGTTCTGCCTGGAGGAGTTTGATCCGGCGGGGATTCCGGTCCGGGCGACCGTGGGTGCGGGGATGGCCTGA